The following are from one region of the Aspergillus luchuensis IFO 4308 DNA, chromosome 4, nearly complete sequence genome:
- a CDS encoding FAD-dependent oxidoreductase (COG:K;~EggNog:ENOG410PUUR;~InterPro:IPR023209,IPR006076;~PFAM:PF01266;~go_function: GO:0003884 - D-amino-acid oxidase activity [Evidence IEA];~go_function: GO:0016491 - oxidoreductase activity [Evidence IEA];~go_function: GO:0071949 - FAD binding [Evidence IEA];~go_process: GO:0046416 - D-amino acid metabolic process [Evidence IEA];~go_process: GO:0055114 - oxidation-reduction process [Evidence IEA]), whose amino-acid sequence MGELQHYPADTPNVPFAQRPIIILGAGIIGCAAARQLLQDGFPVILVAEYLPGDQDFRYASAWAGAAWHPAGGICSEWRYLQAISHRHLLKMAQEEPESGVSIVDALEYVERPPAENSSAWGRTLAAKWRDLQPGEYPSEFSCGWSYETLVTDPTIHMPYLGKKITALGGQFIRKRVESLEDLYHMFPESSIFINASGIGSQTLKDVQDDQCFPERGQNVFYKTENCRTMYFRNGQEYTYVIPRPMSHGVILGGVKQADNLSSEPDMEIARDEIARAHRLAPEVVPENPPEDTLSYIVGIRPSRKGGFRLDSEQHENRYILSAYGFGGGGYAFSYGVADALCKMVEKVERENVI is encoded by the exons ATGGGCGAACTTCAGCACTATCCGGCCGATACACCCAACGTGCCCTTCGCACAACGCCCAATCATCATTCTGGGTGCGGGCATTATTGGCTGTGCCGCAGCGCGACAGCTTCTACAGGACGGCTTTCCAGTCATCTTGGTCGCGGAATATCTACCTGGTGATCAAGATTTCCGCTATGCATCCGCATGGGCTGGGGCGGCATGGCATCCAGCGGGCGGAATTTGTTCGGAATGGCGATATCTTCAAGCCATCAGTCATCGCCACCTGCTGAAAATGGCACAAGAAGAACCCGAATCTGGAGTCAGCATTGTCGATGCCCTGGAGTATGTCGAACGACCCCCCGCTGAAAATTCGTCGGCATGGGGAAGGACTCTGGCTGCCAAG TGGCGTGACTTACAACCGGGTGAATATCCATCAGAATTCAGCTGTGGATGGTCGTACGAGACTCTCGTCACTgatcccaccatccacaTGCCGTATCtgggaaagaagatcactGCTCTGGGCGGCCAGTTCATTCGCAAGCGGGTAGAGTCTCTAGAAGACCTCTATCACATGTTCCCCGAGTCAAGTATATTCATCAACGCCAGCGGAATCGGAAGTCAGACCCTCAAGGATGTCCAAGATGACCAGTGCTTCCCGGAACGGGGGCAGAACGTGTTCTACAAGACGGAAAACTGTCGTACAATGTACTTCCGGAACGGCCAAGAATACACCTACGTGATCCCTCGACCCATGTCACATGGTGTCATTTTGGGAGGCGTCAAACAAGCTGACAACCT ATCCTCCGAACCAGACATGGAAATCGCCCGAGATGAGATCGCACGCGCACACCGTCTTGCGCCCGAAGTCGTTCCCGAGAACCCACCCGAAGACACCCTCAGCTACATCGTCGGCATCCGGCCCTCGAGGAAGGGTGGCTTCCGCTTAGACTCAGAGCAGCATGAAAACCGGTACATCCTCTCAGCCTATGGATTTGGCGGAGGCGGCTATGCCTTCTCGTACGGAGTCGCCGATGCACTGTGCAAGATGGTGGAAAAGGTGGAGCGAGAGAAtgtgatctga
- a CDS encoding DUF3500 domain-containing protein (COG:S;~EggNog:ENOG410PIY8;~InterPro:IPR021889;~PFAM:PF12006): MSHSAAELQKPTGEYRQYLPDLSLKRFQVMRNQDAHEYAHDFKTLKNPPWLHALYMHWVDLLQEPFKGVTTDGNVRPGLFTLQDEDVPVGDIVESVQNVLSLADDKQRQALSYHIDSPEWRTWSNPEFLLAHKGLRLDEIDNKLRDAIMNVLKTTLSPEGYDKAVKAMRINHFLGELVESPKVMNEFSYNFVLFGRPSTTRPWGWSFYGHHLCLNIFLYKNQIVASPWFTGAEPNEIDDGPYSGTRIMQIEEELGLRLMQSLTPDLQQKARVFEQMHDPAMPPGRWNRDDQRHLCGAYRDNRVVPNEGITVDGFTEEQKKFMYGIFEQYLLYLPARARQMKLDQIRQYESETYFCWIGGYGDSDPFYYRLQSPVVLVEFDHHSGVFLNNEEPKKFHIHTLLRTPNAGDYGQALRAQIPAVEGLNGKEIVWEKSAL, from the exons ATGTCCCACTCCGCCGCTGAATTGCAAAAGCCTACGGGCGAGTACCGTCAATACTTGCCCGACCTGAGTCTGAAGCGCTTCCAGGTGATGCGCAATCAGGATGCTCACGAATACGCCCATGATTTCAAGACGCTGAAGAACCCTCCGTGGCTGCATGCGCTGTATATGCACTGGGTTgatctgctgcaggaacCCTTCAAGGGTGTAACCACCGATG GAAATGTTCGCCCCGGCTTGTTCACGCtccaagatgaagatgtgccCGTTGGCGACATTGTTGAATCCGTCCAGAACGTCCTGTCCCTTGCCGACGACAAACAGCGCCAGGCGCTGTCCTACCACATTGACTCCCCCGAATGGAGGACCTGGTCAAACCCCGAATTTCTTTTGGCCCACAAGGGTCTGCGCCTCGACGAGATTGACAACAAGCTGCGCGATGCCATCATGAACGTCCTGAAGACCACCCTGTCGCCCGAGGGCTACGACAAGGCCGTCAAGGCCATGCGCATCAACCACTTCCTCGGCGAGCTGGTGGAATCTCCCAAGGTGATGAACGAGTTCTCCTACAACTTTGTCCTTTTCGGTCGTCCCTCGACCACTCGGCCATGGGGCTGGTCCTTCTATGGCCACCACCTTTGCCTCAACATCTTCCTGTACAAGAACCAGATCGTCGCCTCCCCATGGTTCACCGGCGCCGAGCCCAACGAGATTGACGATGGCCCGTACTCGGGTACTCGTATCATGCAGATCGAAGAAGAACTCGGTCTCCGACTGATGCAATCCCTCACCCCTGACCTCCAGCAGAAGGCCCGCGTATTCGAACAGATGCACGACCCCGCCATGCCCCCGGGCCGCTGGAACCGCGATGACCAGCGCCACCTGTGCGGAGCCTACCGGGATAACCGCGTTGTTCCTAACGAGGGTATCACCGTCGATGGATTCACCGAGGAACAGAAGAAATTCATGTACGGCATTTTCGAGCAATACTTGCTATACCTCCCCGCTCGGGCCCGTCAGATGAAGCTGGACCAGATCCGCCAGTATGAGTCGGAGACGTACTTCTGCTGGATTGGCGGATACGGCGACAGCGATCCCTTCTACTACCGTCTGCAGAGCCCCGTGGTTCTGGTCGAGTTCGACCACCACTCCGGCGTCTTCCTCAACAACGAGGAGCCCAAGAAGTTCCACATTCACACCTTGTTGCGTACGCCGAATGCCGGAGATTACGGACAGGCTTTGCGGGCTCAGATCCCCGCTGTGGAGGGACTTAATGGCAAGGAGATTGTGTGGGAGAAGTCCGCTCTGTGA
- a CDS encoding uncharacterized protein (COG:C,H;~EggNog:ENOG410PG88;~InterPro:IPR036188,IPR002938;~PFAM:PF01494;~go_function: GO:0071949 - FAD binding [Evidence IEA]), with amino-acid sequence MSPIKEEIHCDDDVPILIVGAGPCGLLLAYLLAQLGVRSLLCERYPTRLQAPKAHALSPRTLELCRQYGLDVNEIRSIGTKRGEAFWVNFITSLSGRQVGRLPYERMDPEVLESTPTMIHNIPQPEFEELVAKRLSKNNLVEIRKNHSFVRLTDRGDYVLATIEDRATQQEYTVKCSHLVACDGAKSAVRRCLGIESEGEDSYETMMTIHINANLHPVVKERVGMLHWVMDPEVSGFIIGYDLGGNQVLICNFDAEKHPVNSWDEALCRKVVDAAIGAKIPYDVLSYRPWILSRKVALAYRANRVLLAGDAAHSFPPTGGLGLNSGLGDVHNLAYKLAAVHHGWGGDKLLDSYEADRRPVACDNAEQSVKNGKQIFGLLKALGTTDPDVQVARQNLYRNIEDTQMMKEINKGIEGQREHFDNLGLHVGYVYGNHKRPDCASTYEPVCIPGARLPHAWIEILTPDQIRLPPIDCSYVSEFLPEELKLKQFSTLDLCAFDAFTLIVDIRSADHWGKILEEVKRQLPGKCSGLKLEMMTRGANFDFQAGGGEKWMALTSLAEGQAILVRPDQHVLARFEYPGESSGVLGELRAHLAWDEGIGGSG; translated from the exons ATGTCGCCCATCAAGGAGGAAATCCACTGCGACGACGATGTGCCCATTCTGATCGTTGGGGCCGGCCCATGTGGCTTACTCCTTGCGTATTTGCTTGCTCAACTTGGAG TCCGATCTCTGCTATGTGAACGTTACCCCACCAGACTGCAAGCGCCAAAAGCACATGCACTATCACCCAGGACACTTGAACTATGTCGGCAATACGGCCTGGATGTGAACGAGATTCGCAGCATTGGTACCAAACGCGGAGAGGCATTCTGGGTCAATTTCATTACAAGTTTGAGTGGCAGGCAGGTCGGAAGGCTTCCGTATGAGCGCATGGATCCCGAAGTTCTCGAAAGCACACCCACG ATGATTCATAACATCCCACAGCCAGAATTTGAGGAGCTGGTGGCTAAGCGGTTATCCAAGAACAATCTGGTGGAGATACGCAAGAATCATTCCTTTGTTAGACTGACTGAT CGCGGTGATTATGTCTTAGCCACCATCGAAGATCGCGCAACGCAACAAGAATATACTGTGAAGTGCAGCCATCTTGTGGCATGTGACGGAGCAAAGAGTGCGGTCCGGAGATGTCTGGGAATAGAGAGCGAGGGCGAGGACTCTT ATGAGACCATGATGACTATCCACATTAATGCCAATTTGCATCCCGTGGTCAAAGAGAGAGTCGGCATGTTACACTGGGTGATGGACCCAGAAGTATCCGGTTTCATTATTGGGTACGATCTAGGAGGCAACCAAGTCTTGATCTGTAATTTCGAT GCTGAAAAGCACCCAGTCAACTCATGGGACGAAGCGCTTTGTCGCAAAGTCGTTGACGCAGCTATTGGTGCAAAGATCCCATACGACGTATTGAGTTATCGACCATGGATATTGAGTAGGAAAGTCGCCCTTGCATACCGAGCAAACCGTGTATTGCT AGCCGGAGATGCTGCGCATTCTTTCCCACCTACTGGGGGATTGGGACTGAACAGCGGTCTAGGGGATGTCCATAACCTCGCATACAAGCTCGCAGCAGTGCATcatggatggggtggtgacAAGCTTCTGGACAGCTATGAAGCTGATCGGCGGCCAGTTGCCTGTGATAACGCTGAGCAGAGCGTCAAGAACGGCAAACAGATATTTGGTCTCTTGAAAGCGCTCGGCACTACCGATCCCGATGTTCAAGTTGCGAGACAGAACCTATATCGCAACATTGAAGACACACAaatgatgaaggagatcaACAAAGGCATTGAAGGCCAGCGTGAGCACTTTGACAACCTTGGTCTTCATGTGGGCTATGTCTACGGTAACCACAAGCGCCCAGACTGTGCCTCAACATATGAACCCGTTTGCATTCCTGGAGCCCGCTTACCGCACGCGTGGATCGAGATATTGACCCCAGACCAGATACGGCTCCCCCCTATTGACTGTTCCTATGTATCTGAGTTTCTTCCCGAGGAGCTAAAACTCAAACAGTTCTCCACGCTAGATTTGTGTGCATTTGACGCCTTCACACTCATTGTGGACATAAGATCAGCCGATCATTGGGGAAAGATCCTCGAAGAAGTGAAACGGCAACTCCCCGGCAAGTGTAGTGGGCTAAAACTCGAGATGATGACCAGGGGGGCCAACTTTGACTTTCAGGCCGGGGGTGGCGAAAAGTGGATGGCGCTGACGAGTTTAGCGGAGGGCCAGGCAATTCTAGTCCGTCCCGACCAGCACGTCTTAGCGCGCTTTGAATATCCGGGGGAATCTAGTGGGGTACTGGGGGAATTGAGGGCGCATCTGGCGTGGGATGAGGGTATAGGTGGTTCGGGGTAG
- a CDS encoding putative glycerol-3-phosphate acyltransferase Sct1 (COG:I;~EggNog:ENOG410PW7Y;~InterPro:IPR002123;~PFAM:PF01553;~TransMembrane:3 (o6-26i466-490o510-536i);~go_function: GO:0016746 - transferase activity, transferring acyl groups [Evidence IEA]), with amino-acid sequence MARRFMIPWLYDLGVWIFTLCLDIFFREVYSRGAWRIPKRGPVIIVAAPHANQFVDSILLMRILKHYAGRRTSFLIAEKSMREPYIGTMAGCMGALPVVRSMDHVKPAKGEIYLPDPDNDPTLVRGRGTDFTSDQFMVGGAIILPRVGKTSPEQQAIEEILGPEEIRLRKPFKKFEKDHPLYEPLRKGTPFKAAPHIDQSKMFASVYSELVAGGCIGIFPEGGSHDRPSLLPLKAGVAIIALGTLAQDPNCGLSIIPCGMNYFHPNKFRSRAVVEFGNPVQVHPDQIEAFKAGGNSKRNAVGSLLETITEALTAVTQQAPDHETLMVIQATRRLYKPLRMKLPLPVVIELNRRLLKGYTQFKDEPKVLQLKKAISDYNRRLRALGIRDHQVEWGDVTHRPWWLVFGTLLYRVGELLTLAIGTLPSVALFWPVFVTAKVVSVKKQRKALAGSVVKLEGRDVVGTWKILVAMGLAPALYTWYTVIVTIWLHYCRHDGYYASVAPWWLNARTYISDSIPLALFSIFFFGLMISVSFAGLRIGEIGIDVLKSLPPLLRALDPRSANSLAKLRAERQALSARVVDVIDTFAPEIFPDFESEKLISHEHPEDDTYQSRLKSMPPSEPESRNRSKDRTSRSRSRSAGFLYDTLLKPLSIKSKDDLGEVNRRIHVSMQERGRQRVRNEIDPDEDVVSLDGSTSAHSGDIAVEEVKKTK; translated from the coding sequence ATGGCGCGCAGATTTATGATCCCGTGGTTGTACGACCTCGGAGTGTGGATTTTCACTCTCTGTCtggacatcttcttccgcgAGGTCTACTCGCGCGGCGCATGGCGGATTCCCAAACGCGGCcctgtcatcatcgtcgccgcCCCTCATGCAAATCAGTTTGTAGATTCCATTCTGTTGATGCGCATTTTGAAACACTATGCCGGTCGCAGAACCTCGTTTTTGATCGCCGAGAAGTCCATGCGCGAGCCGTACATCGGCACCATGGCCGGGTGCATGGGCGCTCTCCCCGTCGTGCGATCGATGGACCATGTCAAACCCGCCAAGGGTGAGATTTACCTCCCCGATCCTGACAACGATCCGACCCTGGTCCGTGGCAGGGGTACCGACTTCACTTCCGATCAGTTCATGGTGGGCGGCGCCATCATTCTCCCGCGTGTGGGCAAAACAAGTCCGGAACAACAGGCAATTGAGGAGATCTTAGGACCCGAGGAAATTCGTCTGCGGAAACCATTTAAGAAGTTCGAGAAGGACCATCCCCTTTACGAGCCATTGCGCAAGGGTACCCCATTCAAGGCTGCTCCTCACATCGATCAGAGCAAGATGTTCGCCTCCGTGTATTCCGAGCTCGTCGCAGGTGGTTGTATCGGTATCTTCCCGGAAGGCGGAAGTCATGATCGTCCCAGTCTGTTGCCCTTGAAAGCCGGTGTCGCCATTATCGCCCTCGGAACGCTCGCGCAGGATCCCAACTGCGGTCTCTCTATTATCCCATGCGGCATGAACTACTTCCATCCGAACAAGTTCCGTTCTCGTGCCGTTGTTGAATTCGGTAACCCTGTGCAAGTTCACCCGGATCAGATTGAGGCTTTCAAGGCTGGTGGAAACTCGAAGCGGAATGCTGTGGGATCTCTGTTGGAGACAATCACGGAAGCACTCACTGCAGTAACCCAGCAAGCGCCCGACCACGAGACCCTGATGGTCATCCAAGCCACCCGACGACTATATAAGCCCTTGCGAATGAAGCTCCCTCTGCCCGTTGTGATCGAACTGAACCGCCGACTTCTCAAAGGCTACACCCAATTCAAAGATGAACCCAAGGTGCTCCAGTTGAAGAAGGCCATCTCCGACTATAACCGCCGTCTCCGGGCCCTCGGGATTCGGGATCACCAGGTTGAATGGGGTGACGTGACGCATCGGCCGTGGTGGCTTGTCTTTGGTACCTTGTTATACCGCGTGGGAGAGTTGCTTACGCTTGCGATCGGAACCTTGCCATCGGTGGCACTTTTCTGGCCTGTCTTCGTGACGGCCAAGGTTGTTTCGGTCAAGAAGCAGCGCAAGGCCCTTGCCGGTTCCGTGGTCAAGCTCGAGGGTCGCGACGTCGTTGGAACGTGGAAGATCCTGGTCGCTATGGGATTGGCACCAGCCCTCTATACCTGGTATACCGTAATTGTGACGATCTGGCTCCATTACTGCCGCCATGACGGATACTACGCGTCTGTAGCGCCGTGGTGGCTGAACGCCAGGACTTACATCTCCGACTCGATCCCCCTTGCGCTtttctcgatcttcttctttggcctCATGATCTCTGTCTCATTCGCGGGTCTCCGTATCGGCGAAATTGGTATCGACGTTCTGAAATCCctacctcctcttctccgggCCCTCGACCCAAGATCCGCCAATTCGCTCGCCAAACTCCGCGCTGAACGCCAGGCCCTTTCCGCACGTGTAGTCGATGTAATCGACACCTTCGCCCCCGAGATCTTCCCTGACTTCGAATCGGAGAAGCTCATCTCACACGAACACCCCGAGGACGACACCTACCAATCCCGTCTCAAGAGCATGCCCCCCAGCGAGCCCGAAAGTCGCAACCGCAGCAAAGACCGAACCAGCCGGAGCCGATCCCGAAGCGCGGGATTCCTGTACGACACACTCCTCAAGCCCCTCTCCATCAAATCCAAGGACGATCTTGGAGAAGTCAACCGCCGGATTCATGTCTCGATGCAAGAGCGCGGTCGTCAACGTGTCCGGAACGAAATCGACCCCGACGAAGATGTGGTTTCGCTTGACGGTTCCACCAGCGCTCACAGCGGGGACATCGCGGtagaggaggtgaagaagacgaaataG
- a CDS encoding allantoinase alX (COG:F;~EggNog:ENOG410PI1G;~InterPro:IPR002195,IPR011059,IPR032466,IPR006680, IPR017593;~MEROPS:MER0005767;~PFAM:PF01979;~TransMembrane:1 (o365-383i);~go_function: GO:0004038 - allantoinase activity [Evidence IEA];~go_function: GO:0008270 - zinc ion binding [Evidence IEA];~go_function: GO:0016787 - hydrolase activity [Evidence IEA];~go_function: GO:0016810 - hydrolase activity, acting on carbon-nitrogen (but not peptide) bonds [Evidence IEA];~go_function: GO:0016812 - hydrolase activity, acting on carbon-nitrogen (but not peptide) bonds, in cyclic amides [Evidence IEA];~go_function: GO:0050897 - cobalt ion binding [Evidence IEA];~go_process: GO:0000256 - allantoin catabolic process [Evidence IEA]): MEASQIPSIAVIASSRAVISGRLTSATIVISRTTGKITAVFDSVIPASDFPAGTPYTDYSPHVLLPGLVDAHVHLNEPGRTEWEGFYTGTQAAAFGGVTTVIDMPLNAIPPTTTVANFKEKLRAAQGKCWVDVGFYGGIIPGNAGDLKALVQEGVRGFKGFLIDSGVDEFPAVSSEDIRKAMAELADEPTTLMFHAEMLPPSTDSEEKDQALEGPAEAYSTFLASRPSAFETCAVEEIINLSQVAPKLPLHIVHLSAMEAIPLLRKARADGVPITAETCFHYLSLAAEEIRDGDTRHKCCPPIRSQSNQDALWDELERHAEDGVIQTVVSDHSPCTPDLKLLPSHVPGCCPSDGDSTQVDNEGSFLSAWGGISSVGLGLPILWTELSRRKALKAADETTTQQALQDVVRLCCTNTAVQVGLQHQKGDLVPGHDADICVFDDTAEWVVEPSTMLFRNKCSPYQGRKLRGLVRETWLRGEKIFSRDDGFSTKTPSGGLLLEKRAC; the protein is encoded by the exons ATGGAGGCTTCTCAAATCCCATCCATTGCCGTGATCGCCTCGTCGCGCGCCGTCATCTCCGGCCGTTTGACATCAGCCACCATTGTCATCTCTCGCACTACCGGCAAGATCACGGCCGTCTTTGATTCGGTGATCCCGGCTTCTGATTTCCCTGCTGGCACCCCCTATACTGATTATTCTCCCCACGTTCTGCTCCCCGGTCTGGTTGACGCCCATGTCCACCTGAACGAGCCGGGCCGCACCGAATGGGAGGGCTTCTATACCGGCACCCAGGCGGCTGCCTTTGGCGGTGTCACCACGGTCATCGACATGCCCCTGAATGCGATTCCTCCTACCACCACGGTGGCCAACTTCAAGGAGAAACTCCGTGCTGCCCAAGGGAAGTGCTGGGTTGATGTTGGCTTCTATGGCGGCATCATCCCCGGCAATGCCGGTGACTTGAAGGCCCTCGTCCAAGAGGGTGTCCGTGGTTTCAAGGGCTTCCTCATTGACAGTGGG GTCGACGAATTCCCTGCCGTGTCTTCCGAAGACATCCGTAAGGCCATGGCTGAGCTAGCGGATGAGCCCACGACCCTCATGTTCCACGCCGAGATGCTGCCGCCCTCCACTGAttccgaggagaaggaccAGGCTCTCGAAGGTCCCGCAGAGGCGTACTCGACCTTCCTTGCATCCCGTCCGTCGGCGTTTGAGACCTGTGCCGTAGAGGAGATCATTAACCTGTCTCAGGTGGCCCCCAAACTCCCTCTTCACATTGTTCATTTGTCTGCCATGGAAGCTATCCCTCTGTTGCGCAAAGCCCGCGCTGATGGCGTTCCTATCACTGCGGAAACCTGCTTCCACTACCTGTCCTTGGCGGCTGAAGAGATCCGGGATGGAGACACCCGCCACAAGTGTTGCCCACCCATCCGTTCCCAGTCGAACCAGGACGCGCTGTGGGATGAGTTGGAGCGCCATGCGGAAGATGGTGTGATCCAGACGGTTGTCTCGGACCACTCCCCCTGCACCCCTGATCTTAAGCTCCTGCCATCCCACGTCCCTGGCTGCTGCCCATCAGACGGCGACAGCACTCAAGTTGACAATGAGGGTAGCTTCCTTTCCGCCTGGGGCGGTATCTCATCAGTTGGCCTCGGCCTTCCCATCCTGTGGACGGAGCTTAGCCGTCGCAAGGCCCTGAAGGCAGCAGACGAAACCACGACCCAACAGGCTCTGCAGGACGTTGTACGACTCTGCTGCACCAATACTGCCGTCCAGGTTGGCCTACAGCACCAGAAGGGTGACCTTGTCCCCGGCCACGACGCCGACATCTGTGTCTTCGACGACACCGCAGAATGGGTCGTCGAGCCCAGCACCATGCTCTTCCGCAACAAGTGCTCACCCTACCAGGGCCGCAAGCTTCGTGGACTGGTCCGCGAGACCTGGCTGCGTGGCGAGAAGATCTTCAGCCGCGACGATGGCTTCAGCACCAAGACGCCCTCCGGAGGCTTGCTTCTGGAGAAGCGTGCTTGTTAA